A region of Sporolituus thermophilus DSM 23256 DNA encodes the following proteins:
- a CDS encoding PIN domain-containing protein, whose product MKIIDANVILRYLTNDVPDQAKRVEKLLEKVEAGDEDVFLPDIILADIIWILEGYYKQPRERIRDWITTLLSLRGLKFSDKNIALDALDIYVDKGIDWSDAFTASQMINRGIAEIYSFDKHFDRIANITRVEPLGDQA is encoded by the coding sequence ATGAAGATCATTGATGCCAATGTTATCTTAAGGTACCTTACCAACGATGTTCCGGATCAGGCGAAACGGGTTGAGAAATTACTTGAAAAAGTAGAAGCGGGAGATGAAGATGTCTTTCTTCCTGATATTATCCTAGCCGATATAATATGGATACTTGAGGGATATTATAAACAACCAAGAGAGCGGATTCGGGATTGGATTACTACATTACTGAGCTTGCGAGGACTGAAGTTTTCAGATAAAAACATTGCGTTGGATGCCTTGGATATTTATGTTGATAAAGGTATCGATTGGTCGGATGCGTTTACAGCCAGCCAAATGATAAACCGAGGAATTGCTGAGATATATTCATTTGATAAGCACTTCGATCGAATTGCTAATATTACTAGAGTTGAGCCATTAGGGGATCAGGCTTGA
- a CDS encoding mannose-1-phosphate guanylyltransferase/mannose-6-phosphate isomerase, with translation MKVIILAGGGGTRLFPLSRAGFPKQFLKLDGGMSLLALTVKRFLAVARPADIVVVTNKDYVHHVKAELAAAGASDAHVVLEPAARNTAPAIALAARYCLDELGAQPGEVLFVTPSDHIVRPVEVFGRSVRQAAELAAAGRIVTFGVKPDKPETGYGYIQAGAKLGAGFAVDSFKEKPDKATAEKYLAAGNYYWNSGMFAFTVGCLMDELKACQPDIYQLASRPFGEVLADFALMPDISIDYAVAEKSKKVAVIPFTGYWNDIGSWDAIYEVLDKDADGNAVKGDCLALDCSSSLLLGHSRLIAGIGLEDVLVVETDDVILVAKKGESQKVKDLVAELKARGRREAQEHTTVYRPWGSYTVLGEGPGYKMKKIVVNPGQRLSLQMHYHRSEHWIVISGTAKVTIGDTEQMVHENESVFVPQSTKHRLENPGRIPLELIEVQNGKYLEEDDIVRFEDIYGRT, from the coding sequence ATGAAGGTCATCATCTTGGCAGGCGGCGGCGGCACCCGTCTGTTCCCTTTGTCTCGTGCCGGTTTCCCCAAGCAGTTTTTGAAACTGGACGGCGGCATGTCGCTGCTGGCGCTTACGGTCAAGCGGTTTTTGGCGGTGGCCAGGCCGGCCGACATCGTAGTCGTGACCAATAAAGACTATGTTCACCATGTCAAGGCCGAGCTGGCGGCCGCTGGCGCATCAGATGCCCACGTCGTCTTGGAACCGGCGGCGCGCAACACGGCACCGGCGATTGCCCTGGCGGCGCGGTACTGCCTGGACGAGCTGGGGGCGCAGCCGGGCGAGGTGCTTTTCGTCACGCCGTCCGACCACATTGTCCGACCGGTTGAGGTCTTTGGCCGGAGCGTCCGGCAGGCGGCCGAGCTGGCGGCGGCCGGGCGCATCGTGACGTTCGGCGTAAAGCCGGACAAACCGGAAACAGGCTACGGCTACATCCAGGCCGGGGCCAAGCTCGGCGCAGGCTTTGCGGTGGATTCATTCAAGGAAAAACCGGATAAAGCCACGGCGGAAAAGTATCTGGCCGCCGGCAACTACTACTGGAATTCCGGTATGTTCGCCTTTACCGTTGGCTGTCTAATGGACGAGCTGAAGGCTTGTCAACCTGACATTTATCAACTGGCGTCCCGGCCGTTCGGCGAAGTGCTGGCAGATTTCGCGCTCATGCCGGATATTTCCATCGACTATGCGGTGGCGGAAAAGTCCAAGAAAGTGGCCGTCATCCCCTTTACCGGCTACTGGAACGACATCGGCTCGTGGGACGCCATTTACGAAGTGCTGGATAAGGACGCCGACGGCAACGCCGTGAAAGGCGACTGCCTGGCGCTGGACTGCTCGAGTTCGCTCCTCTTGGGGCACAGCCGGCTCATCGCCGGAATCGGCCTGGAGGACGTGCTGGTCGTCGAGACCGACGACGTTATTCTCGTCGCTAAAAAGGGCGAGTCCCAGAAGGTGAAGGACCTGGTGGCCGAGCTCAAGGCCCGGGGCCGGCGCGAAGCGCAAGAACATACTACCGTCTACCGGCCGTGGGGCAGCTACACCGTGCTCGGTGAGGGGCCCGGCTACAAGATGAAAAAGATTGTCGTCAACCCCGGGCAGCGGCTCAGCCTGCAAATGCACTACCACCGCAGCGAGCACTGGATCGTGATCAGCGGCACGGCCAAAGTGACCATCGGCGATACCGAGCAGATGGTGCATGAGAACGAGAGTGTGTTTGTACCCCAGTCGACCAAGCACCGTCTGGAAAACCCGGGCCGCATCCCGCTTGAGCTGATCGAGGTGCAGAACGGGAAATACCTGGAAGAGGACGATATTGTCCGGTTTGAGGACATTTACGGGAGAACCTGA
- the galU gene encoding UTP--glucose-1-phosphate uridylyltransferase GalU, giving the protein MQPKQRIKKAVIPAAGLGTRFLPATKAQPKEMLPIVDKPAIQYIIEEAIDSGIEEILIITGRNKRAIEDHFDRAIELEMTLKAQGKYDLLGLIEELANVTIHYVRQKEAKGLGHAVLCAKQFVGQEPFAVLLGDDIIDAPVPCLKQLLDVYEDCPGTIVGVQEVPASRVSSYGIVKPVPVKENLWRAIDLVEKPKVEEAPSRLAVLGRYIIEPEIFAILEKTEPGRGGEIQLTDALRRLAAMQPVYAFNFAGRRYDIGDKQGYLEATVEFALKRPDLRDKFLRYLIKTVGPIIASEEAAASEAPGKGEGES; this is encoded by the coding sequence ATGCAACCAAAACAAAGAATCAAAAAAGCCGTCATCCCGGCCGCCGGGCTGGGGACGCGGTTTTTACCGGCCACCAAGGCGCAGCCGAAAGAAATGCTGCCCATCGTCGACAAGCCGGCGATCCAATATATAATTGAAGAAGCCATCGACTCCGGCATTGAGGAAATCCTCATTATCACCGGCCGCAACAAGCGGGCCATCGAGGACCATTTCGACCGGGCGATCGAGCTGGAAATGACGCTAAAAGCCCAGGGGAAATACGACCTCCTAGGCCTTATTGAAGAACTGGCCAATGTGACCATCCATTACGTGCGGCAAAAAGAAGCCAAGGGGCTGGGGCACGCCGTACTGTGCGCCAAGCAGTTCGTGGGCCAGGAGCCGTTTGCCGTGCTTCTTGGCGACGACATAATCGACGCGCCGGTGCCCTGCCTCAAGCAGCTCTTAGACGTCTACGAAGATTGCCCCGGCACGATCGTCGGCGTGCAGGAAGTGCCGGCCAGCCGCGTGTCAAGTTACGGCATCGTCAAGCCGGTCCCGGTGAAAGAAAACCTCTGGCGGGCCATTGACCTGGTGGAGAAGCCGAAAGTGGAAGAAGCTCCCTCCCGGCTGGCCGTGCTGGGCCGCTATATTATTGAACCCGAGATTTTCGCCATCCTGGAAAAGACCGAACCGGGGCGCGGCGGCGAGATCCAGCTCACCGACGCCCTGCGCCGCTTGGCGGCAATGCAGCCTGTCTACGCCTTCAACTTCGCCGGCCGCCGCTACGACATCGGCGACAAGCAGGGGTATCTGGAGGCGACGGTCGAGTTTGCCCTCAAGCGGCCCGACCTCAGAGACAAATTTTTGCGCTACCTCATCAAGACGGTTGGGCCGATCATTGCGAGCGAAGAAGCGGCGGCGAGCGAAGCGCCGGGCAAAGGAGAAGGAGAAAGCTAA
- a CDS encoding nucleotidyltransferase family protein yields the protein MCNVDNREQLLLMVKKIVTHAFAGQPVRIYLFGSWARGEERPSSDIDIAIDHNGCVARSVFANAREMLDEAPVPYRVDLVDLTTATPELVAKVRDEGILWQD from the coding sequence ATGTGCAATGTCGATAATAGAGAGCAGCTATTGTTAATGGTCAAAAAAATAGTAACCCATGCTTTTGCCGGCCAACCGGTGCGGATCTATTTATTTGGCTCTTGGGCACGCGGCGAAGAACGGCCATCATCGGACATTGATATTGCGATCGACCACAATGGCTGCGTGGCACGTAGCGTTTTTGCCAATGCGCGCGAAATGCTGGACGAAGCGCCAGTGCCGTACCGTGTGGACCTGGTCGACTTGACGACGGCTACGCCAGAGCTTGTGGCTAAAGTGAGAGATGAGGGGATACTGTGGCAAGATTGA
- a CDS encoding tyrosine-protein phosphatase yields MFDLHSHILPTIDDGAPDWDTALAMVQTAVETGTTAIVATPHVIEGGWLPDWEDITARCCELAAAAQDSGLDITIYPGAEVALAMEILERVGGPGSYCINGGKYMLVELPATHIPAFADEFFFTLQARGITPIIAHPERHPEIARDPEILKAWIEKGILAQLNGPSLTGRMGQRVMATAELLLTNNMVHCIGSDAHGSRTRSPRLTPAVAKITALVGAAQASRLLYENPKKIINGEDIEAPAVEAITYPKKSGFFKNLLSRFW; encoded by the coding sequence ATGTTTGACCTACACTCGCATATTTTACCGACCATCGATGACGGCGCGCCCGATTGGGACACGGCGCTGGCCATGGTACAAACGGCAGTGGAGACGGGGACGACCGCCATCGTGGCCACGCCCCATGTAATCGAAGGCGGGTGGTTGCCGGACTGGGAGGATATCACGGCCCGGTGCTGCGAGCTGGCCGCCGCGGCGCAAGACAGCGGCCTTGATATCACCATCTATCCCGGGGCGGAAGTGGCCCTCGCCATGGAGATACTGGAGCGGGTCGGCGGTCCGGGGTCTTACTGCATCAACGGCGGCAAATATATGCTGGTAGAACTGCCGGCCACCCATATCCCCGCCTTTGCCGACGAGTTCTTTTTCACCCTCCAGGCCCGGGGGATTACTCCGATTATCGCCCACCCCGAGCGCCATCCGGAAATCGCCCGCGACCCGGAAATATTAAAGGCGTGGATCGAGAAAGGCATACTGGCCCAGCTGAACGGCCCCAGCCTCACCGGCCGGATGGGGCAGCGCGTGATGGCGACGGCCGAACTTTTGCTTACTAACAATATGGTCCACTGCATCGGTTCGGACGCGCACGGTAGTCGCACCCGTTCACCCCGGTTAACCCCGGCGGTCGCCAAAATCACCGCGCTGGTCGGGGCGGCGCAGGCCAGCCGCCTTTTATACGAAAACCCGAAGAAAATAATAAACGGCGAGGACATCGAGGCCCCTGCCGTCGAAGCGATAACATATCCGAAAAAAAGCGGTTTTTTCAAAAACTTGCTGTCCAGGTTTTGGTAG
- a CDS encoding virulence protein, protein MMYAIAFDLNIDELKKHYGEPYNKAYDEIRQELEKLGFEWTQGSVYISQSEKDTLTKVYKAINVLSRIDWFKKSVRDIRAFKVEDWSDFTEIVKGD, encoded by the coding sequence ATGATGTACGCCATTGCCTTTGACTTAAACATTGATGAACTGAAAAAGCACTATGGCGAGCCATACAACAAGGCGTATGATGAAATTCGCCAGGAATTGGAGAAGCTGGGCTTTGAGTGGACGCAGGGCAGCGTTTATATCTCGCAAAGCGAAAAGGATACGCTGACGAAAGTATATAAAGCAATCAATGTTTTAAGCCGGATTGACTGGTTTAAAAAATCGGTTAGAGACATTCGGGCTTTCAAAGTTGAAGACTGGAGCGACTTTACGGAAATTGTTAAAGGCGACTAA
- a CDS encoding HI0074 family nucleotidyltransferase substrate-binding subunit, with the protein MARLNERLELAAKALARFDETLAIDKATPIERDAAIQRFEFTFEAVWKAAKDYLFEQEGIDAASPKGVIRHCREVGILTAKEAQEALTMTDDRNLTVHTYNEPLAAAIYSRLPAYRDILANWLARLRGQA; encoded by the coding sequence GTGGCAAGATTGAATGAGCGGCTTGAGCTGGCAGCAAAAGCGTTAGCCAGATTTGATGAAACGTTGGCGATTGACAAGGCGACGCCGATTGAGCGCGATGCCGCAATTCAGCGGTTTGAATTTACGTTTGAGGCTGTGTGGAAGGCGGCTAAGGACTACCTGTTTGAGCAGGAAGGGATTGACGCCGCATCACCTAAAGGCGTGATCCGGCATTGTCGGGAAGTAGGTATTTTGACTGCCAAAGAAGCCCAGGAAGCGCTAACCATGACTGATGACCGCAATTTAACAGTTCATACTTATAATGAGCCGTTAGCGGCAGCTATATATAGCCGGTTGCCGGCATACCGCGATATTTTAGCGAATTGGCTTGCGCGCTTGCGGGGGCAGGCTTGA
- the galE gene encoding UDP-glucose 4-epimerase GalE has protein sequence MKLLVTGGAGYIGSHTVHELVRAGHTVTVFDNLSKGHRAAVPAEVPLIVGDLRDRDLLIKTLREHQIEGVVHFAADSLVGESMQQPAKYYHNNVVATLALLDAMRERGIDKIVFSSTAAVYGEPAEWPITEDMPTRPTNVYGRTKLVIEGMLADFAMAYGLRFVSLRYFNAAGALEGGVIGEDHTPETHLVPLILKTALGQRPAVDIYGTDYPTPDGTCIRDYIHVTDLAVAHVLAIEHLAAGGGSKIYNLGSETGFSVRQVIERAKAITGVDFPVRQAPRRAGDPAVLVASSARIRRELGWQPVLSDLDTIIATAWRWHKSHPQGYADKK, from the coding sequence ATGAAGCTGTTAGTAACCGGCGGCGCCGGGTATATCGGGAGCCATACGGTGCATGAACTCGTCCGGGCCGGCCATACGGTGACGGTGTTTGATAACCTTTCGAAAGGCCACCGTGCGGCGGTGCCGGCCGAGGTGCCGCTGATCGTCGGCGACCTGCGGGACCGGGACCTGCTAATCAAAACGCTGCGCGAGCACCAAATCGAAGGCGTTGTCCATTTTGCCGCGGATAGCTTAGTGGGCGAGTCCATGCAGCAGCCGGCGAAATATTATCATAACAATGTCGTGGCCACGCTCGCCCTTTTAGATGCCATGCGGGAGCGCGGCATAGATAAAATCGTCTTTTCTTCGACCGCCGCCGTGTACGGCGAACCGGCCGAGTGGCCGATCACGGAGGATATGCCGACCCGGCCGACCAACGTGTACGGCCGGACCAAGCTGGTCATCGAAGGCATGCTGGCCGACTTCGCCATGGCGTATGGCCTGCGGTTCGTGTCGCTCCGCTATTTTAACGCCGCCGGGGCGCTGGAGGGCGGCGTTATCGGCGAGGACCACACGCCGGAAACCCATCTCGTGCCCCTCATCCTAAAAACGGCGCTGGGGCAACGGCCGGCCGTCGACATTTACGGCACCGACTACCCAACGCCGGACGGCACCTGCATCCGCGACTATATCCATGTCACCGACCTGGCCGTGGCTCATGTTCTGGCCATTGAACATCTGGCGGCCGGCGGCGGGTCAAAAATCTACAACCTGGGATCGGAGACGGGCTTTAGCGTCCGCCAGGTGATCGAGCGGGCCAAGGCCATCACCGGCGTGGACTTTCCGGTGCGCCAGGCGCCGCGCCGCGCGGGCGACCCGGCCGTGCTGGTGGCGTCATCGGCACGCATCCGCCGCGAGCTGGGCTGGCAGCCTGTCCTTAGCGACCTGGATACGATCATCGCGACGGCCTGGCGGTGGCATAAGAGTCACCCGCAAGGATATGCTGATAAAAAATAG
- a CDS encoding nucleotidyltransferase domain-containing protein, protein MADKCFGLTRSDMAYIVSVIQEFPEIKKAAIFGSRAKGNYKPGSDVDIAAERTYRPGWENNL, encoded by the coding sequence ATGGCTGATAAATGCTTTGGCTTGACCCGTTCGGATATGGCGTATATCGTGTCGGTAATCCAAGAATTTCCCGAGATAAAAAAAGCGGCCATTTTCGGCTCACGGGCTAAGGGAAACTACAAGCCAGGCTCAGATGTGGATATCGCCGCTGAAAGAACATATCGACCGGGTTGGGAAAATAATCTTTGA
- a CDS encoding capsule assembly Wzi family protein, with product MRRTLAKSLILSLLLTFGASLSTSSQAADLAPNIPLDSPIYEYVDKLSGLGYLTDLPPGAKPYTRAQAAKWLQEIEANIARDGSTPAYVQAMTAALKRELAPELAAPSSGKDANTGLALKELSLAAVYYDGDSLPQHRTQSTYQPLNINNNGYRYGQDVNGIMALRLEGRLSDRLVASISPRVSLDKDHDGEADLTSGYVKTKAGIFEIQVGKDPMWWGQGQRGTLALSSNAEAITGVKIATMEPRRLGGIFKPLGSVSSSLFIGQMEDDRGDIDKPAFVAMRKDFFPDKDFTFGLARTSIVGGEGRSLHRGDYWDFLTGKNADKASDDKWNSIAGLDWRWRVNRSSGLQLYGELYGEDQATGMGFIPTPSKVAGTVGVYLPRLTKSGDWDALLEWAHTSDWWYSHWVYTDGYTYKGDIIGDAMGHNASRYYARLGHYTADGSRLALHAERVVQDLASASPQKITAVWLTWRRDVGSAAYMEAMAGVANIANKDYSPGKDDTNYIAGLKLVKRY from the coding sequence ATGCGACGAACATTGGCGAAATCTCTGATCTTGAGTCTATTATTAACTTTTGGCGCGAGCTTGTCAACATCCAGCCAGGCGGCCGACCTAGCGCCGAACATCCCGCTGGACAGCCCGATCTACGAATACGTGGACAAGCTGAGCGGCCTGGGCTACCTGACTGACCTCCCCCCCGGGGCCAAACCGTACACCCGGGCGCAGGCAGCCAAGTGGCTGCAGGAAATAGAGGCCAATATTGCCCGGGACGGTAGCACCCCGGCCTACGTACAGGCCATGACCGCCGCGCTGAAGCGGGAACTGGCGCCGGAATTGGCGGCGCCGTCCAGTGGCAAGGACGCTAATACCGGCCTGGCGCTGAAAGAGCTGTCGCTGGCCGCCGTTTATTATGACGGCGATAGCTTGCCCCAGCACCGGACGCAATCGACCTACCAGCCCCTTAATATCAATAACAACGGCTACCGCTACGGCCAGGACGTGAACGGGATAATGGCGCTTCGCCTCGAAGGCCGGCTGAGCGACCGCCTGGTCGCGAGCATCAGCCCACGGGTCAGCCTTGACAAAGACCATGATGGCGAGGCCGACCTCACGTCCGGCTACGTAAAGACCAAAGCCGGCATCTTCGAAATCCAGGTAGGCAAAGACCCCATGTGGTGGGGCCAGGGGCAGCGCGGCACGCTGGCGCTAAGTAGTAACGCCGAGGCCATCACGGGCGTAAAGATCGCCACCATGGAGCCGCGGCGGCTGGGCGGCATCTTCAAGCCGCTCGGCAGCGTGAGCTCGTCGCTATTTATCGGCCAAATGGAAGACGACCGCGGCGATATTGACAAGCCGGCGTTTGTCGCCATGCGCAAAGACTTTTTCCCGGACAAAGACTTCACCTTCGGCCTTGCCCGCACGTCCATCGTTGGCGGCGAGGGGCGCAGTCTGCACCGCGGCGATTATTGGGATTTTCTGACCGGCAAGAACGCCGATAAGGCCAGCGACGATAAGTGGAACTCCATCGCTGGCCTGGACTGGCGCTGGCGCGTGAACCGCTCAAGCGGCCTCCAGCTGTACGGCGAGCTGTACGGCGAAGATCAGGCGACCGGGATGGGCTTTATCCCCACGCCGTCCAAAGTGGCCGGGACCGTCGGGGTCTACCTCCCGCGCCTGACCAAAAGCGGCGACTGGGACGCGCTTTTGGAGTGGGCGCACACCAGTGACTGGTGGTACAGCCACTGGGTCTACACCGACGGCTACACCTATAAGGGCGACATCATCGGCGACGCCATGGGGCACAACGCTTCCCGCTACTACGCGCGCCTTGGACATTACACGGCTGACGGCAGCCGGCTGGCGCTTCATGCCGAGCGCGTGGTGCAAGATCTGGCCAGCGCCTCGCCGCAAAAGATAACCGCCGTGTGGCTGACTTGGCGCCGCGATGTCGGCAGTGCCGCCTATATGGAGGCCATGGCCGGGGTGGCGAACATTGCCAATAAAGACTATAGCCCTGGCAAGGACGATACGAATTATATCGCCGGACTCAAGCTGGTGAAGCGGTATTAG
- a CDS encoding phosphomannomutase, giving the protein MEITTAAFKAYDIRGRVPEELNEELAYRTGRAYVDIFGAKKVVVGRDVRLSGPALRDALVQGLNDSGCDVVDIGVCGTEMVYFATAHLGLDGGIMITASHNPQDYNGMKLVREGARPISGDSGLKDIAARVSAGQFAPAATRGKVEAHDILPAYVEHLLTYIDRSALKPLKVVVNAGNGCAGPIIDALEPHLPFEFIKVNHEPDGTFPNGIPNPLLVENRAATADVVRQAGADVGIAWDGDFDRCFLFDEKGEFIEGYYLVGFLAQAMLKRYPGAKIIHDPRLTWNTIELVRAAGGIPVMTKTGHAFMKERLRAEDAVYGGEMSAHHYFKDFAYCDSGMIPWLMVLEIMCREGRPLSVLMRERMLCYPVSGEINREVADGAAVVRAIEAKYAPGALVVDHTDGLSVEYANWRFNVRMSNTEPLLRLNVETRCDTRLLEEKTQELLAFIDGIKF; this is encoded by the coding sequence ATGGAAATCACGACAGCAGCGTTTAAAGCATATGATATTCGTGGGCGGGTGCCGGAAGAGCTGAACGAGGAGCTGGCGTACCGCACCGGCCGGGCGTATGTGGATATTTTCGGCGCCAAAAAAGTAGTAGTCGGCCGGGACGTGCGGCTGTCCGGGCCGGCGCTCAGGGACGCGCTGGTGCAAGGGCTGAACGACAGCGGCTGCGACGTGGTGGACATTGGCGTCTGCGGGACCGAGATGGTGTATTTTGCTACGGCGCATCTGGGGCTCGACGGCGGCATCATGATCACCGCCAGCCACAATCCCCAGGACTACAACGGCATGAAGCTGGTGCGCGAGGGGGCCCGTCCCATTAGCGGTGACAGCGGGCTCAAGGACATCGCCGCGCGCGTTAGCGCCGGACAGTTTGCGCCGGCGGCGACGCGCGGCAAGGTCGAGGCACATGATATTTTGCCCGCCTATGTGGAGCATCTCCTGACATATATCGACCGGAGCGCGCTCAAACCCCTCAAAGTGGTGGTCAACGCCGGCAACGGCTGCGCCGGGCCGATTATCGACGCCCTTGAGCCGCATTTGCCGTTTGAATTCATTAAAGTCAACCATGAGCCGGACGGAACCTTCCCCAACGGCATCCCCAACCCCTTGCTGGTGGAAAACCGGGCGGCCACCGCCGACGTTGTCCGGCAGGCGGGCGCGGACGTCGGCATCGCCTGGGACGGCGACTTTGACCGCTGCTTTTTGTTCGACGAGAAAGGCGAGTTCATCGAAGGCTATTATCTTGTCGGCTTTTTGGCCCAGGCCATGCTTAAGCGCTATCCCGGAGCCAAAATTATCCACGACCCGCGCCTTACCTGGAACACGATCGAGCTTGTCCGCGCGGCCGGCGGCATCCCCGTGATGACCAAGACCGGCCACGCCTTCATGAAAGAGCGCCTGCGGGCCGAGGACGCCGTCTACGGCGGCGAGATGTCGGCCCACCACTACTTCAAGGACTTTGCCTACTGCGACAGCGGCATGATCCCCTGGCTGATGGTGCTGGAGATCATGTGCCGGGAAGGGCGGCCGCTGTCGGTACTGATGCGCGAGCGCATGTTGTGTTACCCGGTAAGCGGCGAAATCAACCGGGAGGTGGCCGACGGAGCCGCGGTGGTGCGCGCCATCGAGGCAAAATACGCGCCGGGCGCGCTGGTCGTCGACCATACCGACGGCTTGAGCGTGGAGTACGCGAACTGGCGGTTTAACGTGCGTATGTCCAACACCGAGCCGCTGCTCCGGCTAAACGTGGAGACCAGGTGCGACACGCGGCTGCTGGAGGAAAAGACGCAGGAACTCTTAGCGTTTATTGACGGAATTAAATTTTAA
- a CDS encoding polysaccharide biosynthesis/export family protein, producing MKKLAFLVIIVLLFSILASPFAQAGDYRLGPMDVLNIGVWGYEELQIEQLAIRPDGKIAFPLVGEVQAAGLTPGELADALAQGLSAYVKDPKVTVNVLKFRTTRVYVLGEVPKPGLYELEKQHNLLDAIGAAGGYTKDAAKKKVHIIRKDKPNEVYKVDLVRLLNHGDLTQNYALNEGDVVYLSKNNRIDFAKDILPWISAMYQISEIQNN from the coding sequence ATGAAAAAACTAGCGTTTCTTGTCATAATTGTCTTATTATTTTCCATATTGGCAAGTCCGTTCGCCCAGGCCGGCGATTACCGCCTGGGACCTATGGACGTGTTAAATATCGGCGTCTGGGGCTATGAAGAGCTCCAAATTGAACAGCTGGCCATCCGGCCTGACGGGAAGATCGCCTTTCCGCTTGTCGGCGAGGTCCAGGCGGCGGGGCTCACGCCAGGCGAGCTGGCGGACGCGTTGGCGCAGGGCCTAAGCGCGTATGTGAAGGACCCGAAAGTGACGGTAAATGTCCTGAAATTCCGCACTACCCGCGTGTATGTGCTGGGCGAAGTGCCTAAGCCCGGCCTGTACGAACTGGAAAAACAGCACAACCTGCTTGACGCGATCGGCGCGGCCGGCGGCTATACGAAAGACGCGGCCAAGAAGAAGGTACATATTATCCGCAAGGACAAGCCTAACGAGGTATACAAAGTTGACCTGGTAAGGCTGCTCAACCATGGCGACCTGACGCAAAACTATGCGCTTAATGAGGGCGACGTCGTGTACTTGAGCAAAAATAACCGCATCGACTTTGCCAAGGACATCCTGCCGTGGATTTCGGCGATGTATCAGATTAGCGAAATCCAAAACAACTAG